One stretch of bacterium DNA includes these proteins:
- the secG gene encoding preprotein translocase subunit SecG, with protein MIIVLIIHILLCIGLAVTVLLQAGKGGGLSGAFGGAGTQTILGQRGAATFLSKLTRWLAISYMVVSMALAFLYSSPKREEAAQPSGTEQTEKPPEAKPMATEESAAETGGGEQPAPETQ; from the coding sequence GTGATCATCGTCCTCATCATCCACATCCTCCTGTGCATCGGCCTGGCGGTCACCGTCCTCCTGCAGGCCGGCAAGGGCGGCGGGCTGTCCGGCGCCTTCGGCGGCGCGGGGACCCAGACCATCCTGGGCCAGCGCGGGGCGGCGACCTTCCTCTCCAAGCTCACCCGCTGGCTGGCGATAAGCTACATGGTCGTCTCCATGGCGCTGGCCTTCCTCTACTCCTCGCCCAAGCGGGAGGAGGCCGCCCAGCCGAGCGGCACCGAACAGACCGAAAAGCCCCCCGAGGCAAAGCCCATGGCGACCGAAGAATCCGCGGCGGAGACGGGCGGCGGGGAGCAACCGGCCCCCGAGACACAATAA
- a CDS encoding ArgE/DapE family deacylase has translation MDGTKEKALRDAVLGLREWAEDLLARLVAVPTVNPPGREYPRLVSVLGAAMEELGLGLQVFFPTEAEVRRLYPESEGLTRPNLVGRLRLGRTKTLHLNGHYDVVPPGEGWTRDPFVLGRDGEWLRGRGAGDMKGTIVAHLAAVAALRKIGLEPSCDLEFGYVPDEESGGDCGLGWLIRRDVLKADAGLFEGHSGPALTIANKGVLWLEIVVRGRSGHASRPYEGVNAFDGIVAVARGLLDALPQLCAARSDLPVARPEDARGVMTLGGIISSATAKVNVIPGKVSFTVDRRLLPEEDPARAQAEIEARAREALPVVEGMTLEVRRLQFAPAVVCPEDSEIVRALAASIEHVYGKKPPLRLSAFFTDMRFMAKIPCCGHSVRSQNIHGPDEGVHREDLLDTALTLALLCTTFGA, from the coding sequence CGCTCAGGGACGCCGTGCTCGGGCTCCGGGAATGGGCCGAGGACCTCCTGGCCCGATTGGTGGCCGTGCCCACGGTGAACCCCCCCGGACGGGAGTACCCCCGCCTGGTCTCCGTGTTGGGCGCCGCGATGGAGGAGCTGGGGCTCGGCCTCCAGGTGTTCTTCCCCACCGAGGCCGAGGTGCGCCGGCTGTACCCGGAATCGGAAGGCCTCACCCGGCCCAACCTCGTTGGCCGCCTCCGCCTCGGCCGGACGAAGACCCTCCACCTCAACGGCCACTACGACGTGGTCCCGCCCGGCGAGGGCTGGACCCGGGACCCCTTCGTGCTGGGGCGTGACGGCGAGTGGCTGCGCGGCCGCGGCGCCGGGGACATGAAGGGGACCATCGTCGCCCACCTCGCCGCCGTGGCGGCCCTACGCAAGATCGGCCTGGAGCCGTCCTGCGACCTCGAGTTCGGCTACGTCCCCGACGAGGAATCGGGCGGGGACTGCGGCCTCGGCTGGCTGATCCGACGGGACGTGCTGAAGGCGGACGCCGGCCTGTTCGAGGGGCACTCCGGCCCGGCGCTGACCATCGCCAACAAGGGGGTCCTCTGGCTGGAGATTGTGGTCCGGGGCCGTTCGGGGCACGCCAGCCGCCCCTACGAGGGGGTCAACGCCTTCGACGGGATCGTGGCCGTGGCCCGGGGCCTCCTGGACGCCCTGCCCCAGCTCTGCGCCGCCAGGAGCGACCTGCCCGTCGCCCGACCCGAGGACGCCCGCGGCGTGATGACCCTGGGCGGGATTATTTCCAGCGCCACGGCCAAGGTCAACGTCATCCCGGGCAAGGTATCTTTCACCGTGGACCGCCGTCTGCTGCCCGAGGAGGACCCGGCTCGGGCCCAGGCCGAAATCGAGGCCCGCGCCCGGGAGGCCCTCCCCGTCGTCGAGGGGATGACCCTCGAGGTGCGGCGGCTCCAGTTCGCCCCCGCCGTCGTCTGCCCCGAAGACTCCGAAATCGTGCGCGCCCTGGCCGCCTCGATCGAGCACGTTTACGGAAAAAAGCCGCCGCTCCGCCTGAGCGCCTTCTTCACCGACATGCGCTTCATGGCAAAAATCCCCTGCTGCGGGCACTCCGTCCGCTCACAGAACATCCACGGACCGGACGAGGGTGTACACCGGGAGGACCTCCTGGACACCGCCCTCACGCTGGCGCTCCTCTGCACGACCTTCGGCGCGTAG
- a CDS encoding M28 family peptidase has product MRATVWFLTILHLGAWATPGLFYSPTRPESSVFTVPAADGWLYLGETTPGARRLADHEPGSYYYLFYGQAPPAGVQTVASFPGVHLLRSDWLLPGFPGGELLLLHPLPGISRPSGMLQDTPPEPFGGGWIDPAVVARIDTEHYLDHLEELTAIPTRFSFCEGCAQAAELLMTTLGGWGYEPYYHLYDLNGVGTVDVWDVSAVDDNTAYAVGLLAIKTEDGGETWHALEDTAGYSPRAVLFLDTDRGFAGGWRTILATDDGGGTWEVVDHDFPSNIRDIAFSDDEHGCASGRGFISWTDDGGETWREADAPEVEDMLGVDLAGSLGLAVGTGGLILRSVDGGETWGSVDSGVGQNLYAVNIHPGTGDAWVVGAAGTILHSGDGGLSWSPQESGFTQFIYQVEFVDAQHGFCVGDNRYLFETTDGGATWTIVGSSDRDRFLALDVLDDDTLWIGGGEPPFAYVSTDGGGTLVGGYIDTEESLTWRNVVCELPSSGDGPALLVTGHYDSISDDPLHLAPGANDNGSGVSACLEVARACRGLTFETPVRIVLFSGEEEGMIGSSYYVADLAEGEVGGVFNMDMYAYRDDENYDLEVFTRDDSLWLSGAYDDGCGYTPAFEVETNDPEWYRSDHSSFWRAGIPAVHVAEYAGTQIYPWYHTTEDTIDKMDLVQGVSGARAAAAAVLQLVPRRDQAGGLDAAYAFPNPFRPDEGHTTVTFRDLPAGTDLRVFDAAGSLVFEAGNLEGEYEWPVENSGGRLLASGVYLYHLAARGEERVGKLAVIR; this is encoded by the coding sequence ATGCGCGCCACCGTTTGGTTCCTCACCATTCTTCACCTGGGGGCCTGGGCGACGCCGGGCCTCTTTTATTCCCCGACCAGGCCCGAGTCCTCCGTCTTCACCGTTCCCGCGGCCGACGGCTGGCTCTACCTCGGCGAGACGACGCCGGGCGCCCGAAGGCTGGCCGACCACGAGCCCGGCTCGTACTACTACCTCTTCTACGGCCAGGCTCCGCCCGCGGGAGTCCAGACCGTCGCCTCCTTCCCCGGCGTTCACCTGCTGCGCTCCGACTGGCTCCTGCCGGGATTCCCCGGCGGCGAGCTTTTACTGCTCCACCCCCTGCCCGGGATTTCCCGGCCCTCCGGGATGCTCCAGGACACGCCCCCCGAGCCCTTCGGCGGGGGATGGATAGACCCGGCGGTCGTCGCCCGGATTGACACGGAGCACTACCTGGACCATCTCGAGGAGCTCACCGCCATCCCCACCCGCTTCTCCTTCTGCGAGGGATGCGCCCAGGCCGCCGAGCTTTTGATGACCACCCTGGGCGGGTGGGGCTACGAACCCTACTACCACCTCTACGACCTGAACGGGGTCGGGACGGTGGACGTCTGGGACGTCTCGGCCGTGGACGATAATACGGCCTACGCCGTGGGACTGCTGGCGATCAAAACCGAGGACGGGGGGGAGACCTGGCACGCCCTGGAGGATACGGCCGGCTACTCCCCCCGCGCGGTGCTCTTCCTCGACACGGATCGGGGGTTCGCGGGGGGGTGGCGGACCATTCTCGCCACCGACGACGGCGGGGGAACGTGGGAGGTCGTGGACCACGACTTCCCCTCGAACATCCGGGACATCGCCTTCAGCGACGACGAGCACGGATGCGCCTCCGGCCGGGGCTTCATCTCCTGGACGGACGACGGGGGTGAAACCTGGCGGGAGGCCGACGCGCCCGAAGTGGAGGACATGCTGGGGGTGGACCTGGCCGGTTCCCTGGGGCTGGCCGTGGGGACGGGGGGGCTGATCCTGCGCAGCGTGGACGGGGGAGAAACGTGGGGGAGCGTGGACTCGGGGGTCGGGCAAAACCTCTACGCGGTGAACATACATCCGGGCACCGGTGACGCGTGGGTGGTCGGCGCGGCCGGCACCATCCTCCACTCCGGGGACGGCGGGCTCTCCTGGTCCCCCCAGGAGAGCGGGTTCACCCAGTTCATCTACCAGGTCGAGTTCGTGGACGCACAGCACGGCTTCTGCGTGGGGGACAACCGCTACCTGTTCGAGACCACCGACGGCGGCGCGACCTGGACCATCGTCGGGAGCTCGGACCGGGACCGCTTTCTCGCCCTGGACGTGCTGGACGACGACACCCTGTGGATCGGCGGCGGGGAACCGCCCTTCGCCTACGTCTCCACCGACGGCGGCGGGACACTCGTCGGGGGTTACATTGACACCGAGGAGAGCCTGACCTGGCGGAATGTGGTTTGCGAGCTGCCGAGCTCGGGAGACGGCCCGGCCCTTCTCGTCACGGGGCATTACGACAGCATCTCCGATGACCCGCTCCATCTGGCGCCCGGGGCGAACGACAACGGCAGCGGCGTGTCCGCCTGCCTCGAGGTCGCGCGCGCCTGTAGGGGGCTCACCTTCGAAACCCCCGTGCGGATCGTCCTCTTCTCCGGGGAGGAGGAGGGGATGATCGGGTCGTCCTACTACGTGGCCGATCTGGCGGAGGGCGAGGTCGGCGGCGTATTTAACATGGACATGTACGCCTACCGCGACGACGAAAACTACGACCTGGAGGTCTTCACCCGGGACGACTCCCTCTGGCTCTCCGGGGCCTACGACGACGGGTGCGGCTACACACCGGCCTTCGAGGTCGAGACGAACGACCCCGAATGGTATCGCTCGGACCACTCCAGCTTCTGGCGGGCGGGCATCCCCGCGGTCCACGTCGCCGAGTACGCCGGCACCCAGATCTACCCCTGGTACCACACCACTGAGGACACGATTGACAAGATGGACCTGGTGCAGGGTGTGAGCGGCGCCCGGGCGGCGGCGGCCGCGGTCCTGCAACTGGTGCCCCGTCGGGACCAGGCCGGGGGACTGGACGCTGCCTACGCCTTCCCGAACCCCTTCCGCCCCGACGAGGGTCACACGACGGTCACCTTCCGCGACCTGCCGGCGGGCACGGACCTGCGCGTCTTCGACGCCGCGGGGAGCCTGGTCTTCGAGGCGGGGAACCTGGAGGGCGAGTACGAGTGGCCAGTGGAGAACTCGGGCGGGCGACTTCTGGCCTCGGGCGTGTACCTCTACCACCTGGCGGCCCGGGGCGAGGAGAGGGTGGGGAAGCTCGCCGTCATCCGTTGA
- a CDS encoding NusG domain II-containing protein, whose amino-acid sequence MARWRLKPLDIPLAVVLSAAAAIPWMLPEEPGAVAVVTYPGGEFRVGLDETRTLVLQGPVGETVVRVEGGRAWVESSDCPQKLCVKMGKIDEAGEAVWCVPNCVGIRIEGGTGVDAVTR is encoded by the coding sequence ATGGCACGCTGGCGGCTGAAACCTCTGGACATTCCGCTGGCCGTCGTGCTGTCGGCGGCGGCGGCGATACCCTGGATGCTCCCCGAGGAGCCGGGCGCCGTGGCGGTCGTCACCTACCCCGGCGGGGAGTTCCGCGTCGGACTCGACGAAACGAGAACCCTGGTGCTCCAGGGGCCCGTCGGCGAGACGGTCGTCCGGGTCGAGGGCGGCCGGGCCTGGGTGGAGAGCTCGGACTGCCCCCAGAAGCTCTGCGTGAAAATGGGGAAGATTGACGAGGCGGGCGAGGCGGTCTGGTGCGTCCCCAACTGCGTCGGGATTCGCATCGAGGGGGGGACGGGTGTTGACGCCGTCACCCGTTAG
- a CDS encoding RDD family protein — MADTYIFINGETYGPLSISEIKKWAEEGRLGPEDQVWIAARNEWVLARNVAQFKRIFDDKGVTGDGAPVSEGLLVSIDGEQYGPYPATQIIEFIQDGRINHKDFVWIERQNRWFELEKIVQFRQAFERRDAEEAREVEPAAEEEPEEAVEAAPAEEVEETAEEEAPEVEEGVEVPVPDSDWADFDVGTKGKAKKPVVSDRDIVARVFADDRPRGEGAIGTIGDFVEAPEETQLRERVAEIDPRELPLMKANAAKRFGGLIWDFVICFSFVAVLGIIFHMLDKAFADFSVKVFNPSDTLGVLEGAGFLANLSKTFVFISIGVIGFYLLFRDALFGHRSLGKRLAGLRVVDRVSKRPASFGKLVLRNLTVVTIVPLVIEFFLVLGDHKGLRIGDRIARTQVVDTNI, encoded by the coding sequence ATGGCCGATACTTACATCTTCATCAACGGGGAAACCTACGGCCCCCTCTCGATCTCCGAGATCAAGAAGTGGGCCGAGGAGGGGCGCCTGGGTCCCGAGGACCAGGTCTGGATCGCGGCCCGCAACGAGTGGGTCCTGGCCCGCAACGTGGCCCAGTTCAAACGCATCTTCGACGACAAAGGGGTCACCGGCGATGGAGCGCCGGTCTCCGAGGGCCTGTTGGTGAGCATTGACGGCGAGCAGTACGGCCCCTACCCCGCCACCCAGATCATCGAGTTCATCCAGGACGGCCGCATCAACCACAAGGACTTCGTCTGGATCGAGCGGCAAAACCGCTGGTTCGAGCTGGAAAAAATCGTCCAGTTCCGCCAGGCCTTCGAGCGGCGCGACGCCGAGGAAGCCCGGGAAGTCGAGCCGGCCGCCGAGGAGGAACCGGAGGAGGCCGTGGAGGCCGCGCCCGCCGAGGAGGTCGAGGAAACCGCCGAGGAGGAGGCCCCCGAGGTCGAGGAGGGGGTCGAGGTACCGGTCCCAGACAGCGACTGGGCCGACTTCGACGTCGGGACCAAGGGGAAGGCCAAGAAGCCGGTCGTCTCGGACCGCGACATCGTGGCCCGGGTCTTCGCCGATGACCGGCCCCGCGGCGAGGGCGCCATCGGCACCATCGGCGACTTCGTCGAGGCTCCGGAGGAGACGCAGCTCCGCGAGCGCGTGGCGGAGATTGACCCCCGCGAGCTGCCCCTGATGAAGGCCAACGCCGCCAAGCGATTCGGCGGACTCATCTGGGACTTCGTCATCTGCTTCAGCTTCGTCGCCGTGCTGGGCATCATCTTCCACATGCTCGACAAGGCCTTCGCCGACTTCTCGGTAAAAGTCTTCAATCCCTCCGACACCCTGGGGGTCCTCGAGGGGGCCGGGTTCCTGGCCAACCTCTCGAAAACCTTCGTCTTCATCTCGATCGGCGTCATCGGCTTCTACCTCCTCTTCCGCGACGCCCTCTTCGGCCACCGGTCCCTGGGCAAGCGGCTGGCGGGCCTGCGCGTGGTGGACCGCGTGAGCAAGCGGCCCGCGAGCTTCGGCAAGCTGGTGCTCCGCAACCTCACCGTGGTCACCATCGTGCCCCTGGTGATCGAGTTCTTCCTGGTGCTCGGCGACCACAAGGGGCTGCGCATCGGCGACCGCATCGCCCGCACCCAGGTCGTGGACACCAACATCTGA
- a CDS encoding DUF2723 domain-containing protein, whose translation MALAAFWLTAAPGTVLLESNYDLTLAAADLGCAHSPGYPLHSLAAHPFIALFSDPAQATNLFSGLFGALTVFFLTLALAELGRCADGKENPWLAALGALAFGLSATLWTQASLTEVYTQHTAFLAAALYVSLRARRLALASEPSGMETATAGLLTGLLLVSHNAGYSYLPALALVLWPALKRLNAAGWGLTVAALGLGLSAYLYLPIRASTGPLVNWSSPDNISDFTRSLSQAVYADTPLARNAAVLGGQLAWVVRTWWADLAPGAALAGIAGLVVLFKKGRRQLFAGLLLLWLLPAALLMAIRNYPVPQLVGSGETFLLTGAFVFAAGLYLGASRLARKFEHRGRAMAVGALMLVLAATVFTSLPRADLSKRTGMEELGADLFASCPPGAILAVSIVQGDSCYFDGLVRRYARDRRPDLEVTSAYQVGDSWYQRELADRAGLLPPSEDEQMRLWRYAGERAPDVRTARSFVDTSLLEYYSRTARRPLALAVDVDYLYAFSLALKEDRDGFVPLGLVEVWRPFEAYAASGNPDLGRQTLTRARWDTLRFRPRPEGPHKYERAATDFLLGRLDVFAEAASAAGYAPRAAAAAVRAGWFSPLVPQRWSSARDAAATWTALARDATPSDVLVGRCLFYGLYGRAALYARRRLEEGTAGVPDIYALYAQSLILGDEEGAARFERILGAMTATAP comes from the coding sequence GTGGCCCTGGCCGCCTTCTGGCTCACCGCGGCCCCGGGAACGGTCCTTTTAGAGAGCAACTACGACCTGACCCTGGCGGCGGCGGACCTCGGCTGCGCCCACTCCCCGGGCTACCCGCTCCACTCCCTGGCCGCCCACCCCTTCATCGCCCTCTTTTCGGACCCCGCCCAGGCGACGAACCTCTTCTCCGGTCTCTTCGGCGCGCTGACGGTCTTTTTTCTTACACTGGCCCTCGCCGAGCTGGGGCGCTGCGCCGACGGTAAGGAAAATCCCTGGCTGGCCGCCCTGGGCGCGCTGGCCTTCGGCCTCTCGGCCACCCTGTGGACCCAGGCCTCCCTCACCGAGGTCTACACCCAGCACACCGCCTTTCTGGCGGCGGCGCTCTACGTGAGCTTGCGGGCCCGGCGCCTCGCCCTGGCCTCCGAGCCCTCGGGGATGGAGACGGCCACGGCGGGCCTTTTGACCGGGCTTCTATTGGTCAGCCACAACGCCGGCTACTCGTACCTCCCGGCGCTGGCGCTGGTCCTGTGGCCGGCCTTGAAGCGGTTGAACGCCGCGGGCTGGGGGCTCACCGTCGCCGCGCTGGGCCTCGGCCTCTCGGCCTACCTCTACCTCCCGATAAGGGCCTCCACCGGGCCGCTGGTCAACTGGTCCTCCCCGGACAATATTTCCGATTTCACCCGGAGCCTGAGCCAGGCGGTCTACGCCGACACGCCGCTGGCGCGGAACGCGGCCGTCCTCGGCGGCCAGCTCGCCTGGGTCGTCCGGACCTGGTGGGCCGACCTGGCGCCGGGGGCGGCGCTGGCGGGCATCGCCGGCCTGGTGGTTTTATTCAAAAAAGGAAGGCGCCAGCTCTTCGCCGGGCTGCTGCTCTTGTGGCTTCTGCCGGCGGCGCTGCTCATGGCGATTCGCAACTACCCCGTGCCGCAGCTCGTGGGGTCCGGGGAAACGTTCCTGTTGACCGGGGCCTTCGTCTTCGCCGCCGGGCTCTACCTCGGGGCCTCCCGGCTCGCCCGGAAGTTCGAACACCGGGGAAGGGCGATGGCCGTCGGTGCGCTGATGCTCGTCCTCGCCGCCACGGTTTTTACGAGCCTCCCCCGGGCCGACCTGTCGAAGAGAACCGGGATGGAGGAGCTGGGCGCCGACCTCTTCGCCTCCTGCCCCCCCGGGGCCATCCTGGCCGTCTCCATCGTTCAGGGCGACAGTTGCTACTTCGACGGCCTGGTCCGGCGCTACGCCCGTGACCGCCGCCCGGACCTCGAGGTCACCTCGGCCTACCAGGTGGGCGACTCGTGGTACCAGCGGGAGCTGGCCGACCGCGCGGGGCTCCTCCCGCCGAGTGAGGACGAGCAGATGCGTCTGTGGCGCTACGCCGGCGAGCGGGCCCCCGACGTCCGCACGGCCCGGAGCTTCGTGGACACGAGCCTTTTGGAGTACTACTCCCGCACCGCCCGCCGTCCGCTGGCCCTGGCGGTGGACGTGGACTATCTCTACGCCTTCTCCCTGGCCCTGAAGGAAGACCGGGACGGGTTCGTCCCCCTGGGCCTCGTCGAGGTCTGGCGTCCCTTCGAGGCGTACGCGGCCTCGGGGAATCCCGATCTGGGCCGGCAGACCCTGACGCGGGCGCGCTGGGACACCCTGCGGTTCAGGCCCCGACCCGAGGGCCCGCACAAGTACGAGCGCGCCGCCACCGATTTCCTCCTCGGCCGGCTGGACGTGTTCGCCGAGGCGGCTTCGGCGGCGGGATACGCCCCCCGGGCCGCCGCAGCGGCCGTCCGCGCCGGATGGTTCTCCCCCCTCGTCCCCCAGCGCTGGAGCTCGGCCCGGGACGCCGCCGCCACCTGGACCGCCCTCGCCCGCGACGCGACGCCCTCCGACGTCCTGGTCGGCCGCTGCCTCTTCTACGGCCTCTACGGCCGCGCGGCCCTCTACGCCCGCCGGCGCCTGGAGGAGGGGACGGCCGGCGTCCCGGACATCTACGCCCTCTACGCCCAGAGCCTGATACTGGGCGACGAGGAAGGGGCGGCAAGGTTCGAGCGCATCCTCGGGGCCATGACCGCCACGGCACCTTGA
- a CDS encoding Gx transporter family protein — protein sequence MERYRGIGLLALALALYVLEGLLPRPVPWFRLGLSNIVVLLVLVRQGPLPALKLSLIRTVLGSLFLGNLLTPVILLNLAGSVASWGAMSALLPLYPRRVSLVGISLTGAAFHATAQWATAIFILLPGLAWSLLPLVLLPSLAAGVVVGLITAAVVPQEPDLRVQPG from the coding sequence GTGGAGAGGTACAGGGGGATCGGCCTGCTCGCGCTGGCCCTGGCCCTCTACGTCCTGGAGGGCCTCCTGCCGCGTCCGGTCCCCTGGTTCCGCCTCGGGTTGTCCAACATCGTCGTCCTTCTGGTCCTGGTGAGGCAGGGGCCCCTGCCGGCCCTGAAGCTCAGCCTGATCCGAACCGTCCTGGGCTCTCTCTTCCTGGGCAACCTCCTGACGCCGGTAATTCTGTTGAACCTCGCCGGCTCCGTGGCGAGCTGGGGGGCGATGAGCGCCCTCTTACCCCTCTACCCCCGGCGCGTCAGCCTCGTCGGAATCTCCCTCACCGGGGCGGCGTTCCACGCCACCGCCCAGTGGGCGACGGCGATTTTCATATTACTGCCGGGCCTCGCCTGGAGTCTCCTGCCGCTCGTCCTGCTCCCCTCCCTCGCCGCCGGGGTGGTCGTCGGGTTAATCACCGCGGCCGTCGTCCCGCAGGAACCCGACCTCCGCGTACAGCCGGGCTAG